The window AGCCAGATATATTCAGTGAGGTAATAGAAATTATTACCTCAAGTGATTTTTATAAAATGGCTCATAAATTAATTTTTGAAGTAATGCAAGAGATATATGGAACAGGAGAATCAATAGATCCAATAATTGTCATGGATAGGTTAAAAAGAAAAGATAAGTTTGAGGATATTGGAGGAGAAGCTATATTTTATGAAATAATAGAGGAAGTTCCAACTGCAGCTAATATTTTAACTTATGCAAGAATTATAAAAGAAAAAGCCACTTTAAGAAAACTTGGTGATATAGGAACTAAAATAGTTGAAATGACTTATGAAGGATATGAAGATGTAGATACTATTTTAGATAAGGCTGAAGGAATGATTTTTAAAGTTGCTGAAAGCAAGGAATCAAAAGATATTGTTAGTTTAAAAGAAGTTGTGACAAATGAGTTTGAAAGATTAGAACAACTTCTTCAAAATAAAGGTGTTACAACGGGAATTTCTAGTGGATTTAAACATTTTGATGAAATGACAAGTGGATTTCATCCGTCAGATTTAGTTATTTTAGCAGCAAGACCTTCAATGGGAAAAACAGCATTTGCTCTAAACTTGGCATTAAATGCAGCTATGAAAGCTGATAAAGGAGTTTTAGTATTTAGTTTAGAGATGTCAAGTTCACAGTTATTACAAAGACTTTTGGCAATAGAGGCAGGAATTGGACTTCAAAAGATTAGAAATGGTTTTTTAGGAGAAGATGACTGGGGGAAATTAGGTATTGCCAGTGGTAAGTTAGCAAATGCTGAAATAAATATAGCTGATGTACCAAATGTAAATGTTTTAGAAATAAGATCTATAGCTAGAAGATTAAAAGCAGCAGGAAAGTTAGATATGATCTTGATTGACTACTTACAGCTTATAAAAGGAACAAGTGGAAAATCAGATAATAGACAACAGGAGATCTCTGATATTTCTAGATCATTAAAAGGAATAGCTAGAGAGTTAGATATACCGATAATTGCATTATCACAGCTTTCTCGTGCTCCAGAACAAAGAGCTGATAGAAGACCAATGCTATCAGACTTAAGAGAATCAGGAGCTATTGAGCAAGATGCTGATATGGTTGTATTTTTATATAGAGATGATTATTATAATGATGAATCAGAACAAAAGGGTATAACAGAAGTTATCATAGGAAAGCAAAGAAATGGACCAGTTGGAACTGTAAACTTGAAATTCTTCCACGAGATTACCAAGTTTGGAGATTATACGACTAAGGTTGAATAGAAAGGTGAGAAAAAAATGAAAAGAGCAGAATTATTAGCTCCAGCAGGTAATATGGAAAAGTTAAAAATGGCTTTCCATTATGGAGCAGACGCAGTATTTTTAGGTGGAAAGATGTTTAACCTAAGAGCTGGAAGTCATAACTTTAATGATGAGGAGTTAAAGGAAGCTGTTGAATATGCACATTCAATGGAAAAAAGAGTATATGTAGCACTAAATATAATACCTCATAATAATGAATTAGAGTTATTACCTGATTATGTGAAGTATTTAGAAGAGATTGGAGTAGACGGAGTTATAGTTGCAGACTTAGGAGTATTCCAAGTTGTAAAGGAAAATACTAATTTAAATATAAGTGTAAGTACTCAGGCAAGTAATACAAACTGGCGTTCAGTAAAAATGTGGAAAGATTTAGGAGCTAAGAGAGTAGTTTTAGCAAGAGAGATATCTTTAGATAATATTGCTGAAATAAGAGCTAAAGTTCCTGATATAGAGTTAGAAGTATTTGTACATGGAGCTATGTGTATGTCTGTTTCTGGAAGATGTCTTCTAAGTAACTATATGACTGGTAGAGATGCAAATAGAGGAGATTGTGCTCAATCATGCAGATGGAAATATAATTTAGTTGAAGAAACAAGACCAAATGAATATATGCCAGTTTATGAAGATGAGAGAGGAACTTATATATTTAACTCAAAAGATCTATGTACAATAGAGATAATCGATAAGATTTTAGATTTAGGAGTAGATTCTTTAAAAATTGAAGGTAGAATGAAGGGTATTTATTACGTTTCAAATGCTGTAAAAGTTTATAAAGATGCAATAAATAAATACTATGCAGGTGAGTTTGAATATGATCCTACATGGATGGAAGAGATTCAATCTACATCTAATAGATCTTATACTCAAGGATTCTATCATGGACAACCTGGAGCAGAAGCTAATAACTATAACGATAGAAATTCATATAGCCAAACTCATCAGTTAGTAGCTAAAATTGAAGAAAAAATTGGAGAAAATGAATATATTTTAGGAATTAGAAACAGAGTTTTATCAGGAGAGAGTTTAGAAGTTATAACTACATCTGGAAAACCTAGAGAAATAATTATGCCTAAAATGACTTTAATAACTAAATCTGGTGAAGAAGTTGTTGAAGCAGCAAATCCTAATTCAACTGTAAGAGTAGTTTTAGATGGTGGATTTGAAGCAATGGATATGATAAGAAGAGTTAAAACAACTCAAGAGTAAAAAAAAAAGAGGCATTGCCTCTTTTTTTTATTAATTATTTTTAGCTTCTTTTATTTTCTTCTCAGTAGCTCTAATGAATCTAGGAATAAACCATTCTTTTTCATCTTGAGATTTTTCATCTTTTTTAGTATAAATTCCTTTTAATTCATCATAGTATTCTTGAACTTCACCACTGAATTCACTTTTATCTTTAATTGGGTATTTTTTTAGATTAGGGAAGTTTTTATCTAATGTAGCATTCCACTCTTCAACTTGTGATTTATGAAGTGATAAGAATAAATCAACATCTCCTGTAAATTTAATCTCCTTAATAACATCTCCAACTTCTAATTTCTTAATATTGTTAAAATCTTTTTCTTCTACATACTCTCCAAATATAGTATGCTTATTGTTTAACCAATCAGCAGGATATAAAGTAAAGAAGAATTGTGATCCTCCAGTTTCAGGTCCTGTATTCGCCATAGCTAACATACCAGGTTGATAGAAGTCTAGCCATTTAGAGAACTCATCAGGAATAGTATAACCTGGGCCTCCATCTCCTCTTCCAGTAGGGTCTCCACCTTGAACAACAAAGTTTTCAACAGCTCTATGGATCTTAGTGTTGTCATAGAATCCTCTTTTAGCAAGATTTATAAAATTAGCTACAGTGATAGGTGAAGCTTCTGGATACAAGTAGAATGTGATATCCCCTTGAGTTGTCACAAAAGTAGCTCTAATATCGTTATACTTTACTGCTTGAGTCTTTTTAGTAGATGAACATCCGATCATAATAGCGAATAGCACTACTAGAGATAGTAATTTAATGATTTTTTTCATATATGCCCTCCTGTTTTTACTGTTAGTATTATACTATATAAAAACCTATTTTACAAAGTACTTTTGTAAACTTTTTGTGGATAGTGTTAAAGCAATAGATAAAACAATAAGTAATACCGATAATGCATTTACCACAGGAGAAACTCCTAGTCTTATCATTGAGTAGATTCTAAGTGGTAAAGTAGAAGAACCTGGTCCTGCTACAAAGAATGTTGTAACAAAATCATCAAATGATAATGTAAGAGCCATTAAAAATCCTGATACAATAGCAGGTGTAAGCATCGGTAATATGACTTTTTTTAATGTTTGAAATTCATTTGCTCCTAAATCATATGCAGCCTCAACAATAGAGTAATCGAACTCTCCAAGTCTAGATAAAACAATAAATAAAACAAATGGTATATTAAAAGTTGTATGAGCTATAAATATACTTGTTAAACCTAACTCTAATTTAACTGTTGCAAACATAATTAAAAGAGAAACTCCTAAAATAATATCAGGTATAACTAAAGGTAAAAAAGTTATAACTTTAAGATAATTTTTATGTTTAAAGTGATACCAATGAATTCCAATTGCACCTAAAGTTCCAATTAAAGTTGAAGTTGTACTAGATAAAATACCTATTATTAAACTATATTTAAAAGCTTTCCAAATGTTATCTGAATATAAAAATAACTCTTTATACCATTTCATTGAAAACCCTTGCCAAGCACTTGATCTTCCCTCATTAAAAGAGTAAATTACAAGAATTAGCAGTGGTAAATAAAAGAATATCATAGAAAGAATAAAGAAAAATAAAGATGTTCTTCTTTTATTCATCACTTACCTCCTTAGACTTTTTTTCTGCTCTCATAAAAATAAGAAGAGCTATAGATGTAACTAAGATAAGCATAGCAGATATAGCTGAAGCTAATGGCCAGTTTCTTGTTACAGTTAAGTGTTGTGCAATGATATTTCCAAGCATTGTAGCTTGTGTACCACCAACAAGTTTAGGAATCGCATATGATCCCATAGCTGGAATAAAGGTAAATAAAATAGCTGTTATAATACCAGATTTTATATTAGGTAAAAAAACTTTTCTAAAAGCTTGGCTATTAGTTGCACCTAAATCTCTTGCTGCTTCAACTAGTGAAAAATCAAATTTTTCAATAATAGCATAAAGAGGAAGTATAGCAAATGGTAAACTAGTGTAAACTGTAATTAAAATAACAGATCCAGTGTTGTATAGTAGCTTCAGTGGAGTTTCAATAATACCTAATTTAAGTAAGAAGGTATTTAAAAATCCGTTAGAACCTAGAATTGATATCCAAGCATATATTCTTATTAAAAAATTAGTCCAAAATGGAATAATAACTAGGATAAGAAGTTCTTGCTTAAACTTAGATCGAGCTATAAAGTAGGCTGTTGGAACAGCTAAAATAACAGTTAAAATAGTTACAACCACAGATATATATATTGTTCTAAATAATATTTTTAAAAATACAGGTTCAAAAAATACATTGAAATTTTTTAAAGTGAAGATCATTTGAACTCCACCATAAGTCCCTTTTGTTAAAAAAGCATAACTTAAAACAATAAGCATAGGAATAACAAAGAATACAGACATCCAAAGAGTCAAAGGGATGCTATAAAAGCTTCCAGAAGATATTTTTTTCAATTATATCACCTCAACTAAAAAACTATCGTCAGCATGCCAAGATATGTAAGCATCTTCATCCCAGTGTATCGTATCGTTATCTTCTTCATCAAAATAAACAGCGTGCTGTTTAAAAGCTTTGAATAAAAGATTTTTATCTCCATTTATCCATACAAAGTATTTACTTTGGAATCCTGAATAAATAAGTTCATCAACGTAAACTTTTAAAGTGTTATGTTTTTCAGAAAGACCAGTTGGAATATGTTTTGAAACTCTAATTTTTTCAGGTCTTATAGAAACTCTAACTTTATCTCCTACTTTGATAGGTTTGTCTAATTCGAAAATTAATTCACCTAAAGCATCACTTTGAAGTTTACCGTAAGTTTTATCAAAAATTTCTGTAACAACACCTTCAAAGAAATTGTTTTCACCAATAAAATCAGCTACAAATGAATCAGCAGGAGCTTCATAAACTTCAGCAGGAGTTCCTACTTGTAAAATCTGTCCCTTATTCATAACGGCTATTCTATCTGAAATAGAAAGAGCTTCTTGCTGATCATGAGTGATAAAAATAAAAGTTATTCCTACTTCATCATGAATATTGTCAAGTTCAATTAAAAGATTTTGTCTTAATTTGGCATCTAGTGCTGATAGCGGTTCATCAAGAAGTAAAACACCAGGTTTATTAATAAGTGCTCTAGCTATTGAAACTCTCTGTTGTTGCCCTCCTGAAAGTTGATTTGGTTTTTTATACATATGATCCTTTAGGTCTACAAGTTCAATAAACTTTTTAACTTCTGCATCAATTGTTTTTTCATCAACTTTTTTTAGTCTAAGAGGAAAAGCTACATTCTCATAAACTGTTAAATGGGGAAATAGTGCATATTTTTGAAAAATTGTGTTAACGTTCCTTTTATTTGGGGCTAAATCAACTATATTCTCATCTCCTAGATAAATTGCTCCACTATCAGGAGTTATAAATCCTGCTATCATTCTTAAAAGAGTAGTTTTACCACATCCAGATGGACCCAAAATAGAAAAAAACTCTCCATCTTTAATATTTAAGTTAATATTTTTTAAAACATCAACACCGTCGAAACTTTTTTTGATATCGACAATTTTAATATCTGTTTTTTTCAATTTTACCTCCTAATATATAATAAATTTGTTCACAATAATAATATTCTATCACATTTAACAAATAAAATAAACCTGTTTATTTGTTATAAATAAAAAAAGAATCCTAGCTAGACTAGGATTCTTAAATTTTTTTAGAAAACAGCTGGTTCTACGTGACCGTAATCACCATTTCTTTTTTTATAAACGATATTCATATCTCCTGTTTCAGAGTTTGTAAATACGTAGAAGTCTTTGTTTAAAGCTTCTAGTTGTAATATAGCTTCTTCAACATCCATAGGTCTAGGATTAACTGTGATACTTTCAATTTTTTTAGTAGATTGTACAGTAATTGAATTATCAGAAGACTCAAACGTAATCTTTTTAGGATTAGAAATATTAGGAAGAGAATGATTATTATCTCTTAATTTTTCCTTATGTTTCTTGATTTGTTTAGCCAAAATTTCAGTTACACGATCTATAGCGTTATAAAGGTCATCATCAGTATAAACACCCTTAATTACTGTTCCGTTTACATGAACTCTTGCATCAACTCTTTGTAGAGGCCCTGTTTTTGATTTTGTAGCTGATAATGTAACATTCACTGTTAAAATGTTATCAAAGAATTTTTTTAATTTAGAAAAATTCTTTTCGCAATGATTTTTGATTGCATCAGTAAGAACAAGATCTCCGTTAGTATTATAGTTTATTCTCATACAAACCACCCCTTATGGATATTTATGTAGCTTTCTTACTCTATCTATACCTTTATTCTGAAAGGATTCCTTTTTTTAAGAATAATTTTTTATTAGATATCTCAGCAAGCTCTCTTGAATGTGTTACTGTTATAATTGTTTGACGTTTTTTGCTATTAATTTGTTTGAAAATATTAAAAATCTTTTCGCTAGTCTCATTATCCAAGTTACCAGTAGGTTCATCTAAAAGTAATATTTTAGGATCATTTATTAAGGCTCTAGCTATTGCAACTCTTTGTTTTTCTCCTCCAGAAAGTTCTGTTGGTTTATGGTTAGCTCGATGATCAACACCCACTTCTTTAAGAAGTGCTAAAGCTTTTTTTTCTATCTCAGCTTTCTTTGAATAATCTTGTGTAAGAGCTGGGATCATAACGTTTTCTAACGCAGTAAATTCAGGTAAAAGATAGTGGAACTGAAAAACAAATCCAATCTTTTTATTTCTAACTAAATCAATATTAGAGCTATTTACAGATATCTTTTCATTATCAATGAAGATATCTCCAGAAGTAGGAGAGTCTAAGAGCCCAATTAAATTTAGAAGAGTTGTTTTTCCAGAGCCTGATTGTCCAAGAATAGAGATAAAATCGCCCTCTTCAATCTGCAAATTTAAATTTTTTATTATTTCTAAAGTTTCTGTTTTTGTAGAATAATTTTTACAAATATTTTTAAGTTCAAGTACAATATTTTTAGTCATGTCTTAAGGCCTCCACGATTTTTAATTTACCAGCTCTATAAGCAGGAAAAACACTTGATAAAAAGATTAATAAAGTATTAGCTCCTACAATAGTTAAAAGCTCTTTAAGAGACAGCTCAATAGGAACTTTTGTTAGATAGTATATAGATGATATACCAGGAAGAGAGTAGGTTTTAATATACCAAAGTAGGAATAAAGATATAAAAACACCGATTATGATACCAGTTAACCCAAGAATAACTCCTTGAATTAAAAATATTTTAATAATAGATCCGTGAGATATTCCAACAGATCTCATAATTCCAATATATCTAATTTTTTCTCTAACCATTGTATTTAAAATAACCCATACAACGAAACCTGCTATGATAACAATTAATGAAAAACCAATTATCATAACTGTTTTTTCAAGAGTTAAGGCTTTTAGAAGATTTTGATTTAAGCTACCCCAAGTTCTGTTGTAAAGACCAGTATCATTGTAAACTTTATTAGAAACTTTATCAGCATCATATGGATTTTTTAAAATAAGATCCATAGAACTAAGAGTATTATCTCTTTCTGTTATATATTGAGCAGTTTTAAGAGGTAAAATAATCATAGATAAATCATAATCATAATATCCACTTTGGAAAGTTCCCATAATTTCAAGTTGAAGCTCTTTATTATTAGCAGATATTATATTTATTGGATCTCCAATATTACCACCAATTCTATTCAGAAGTTCCTCTCCAATAAGGACACCTTTCATATTTTTAAAGTCTATACTACCACGTTTTATTTTAGATTGGAGATTAAGAGCAGGTATAGCTTTTTCTAAATCTAAACCATCTAATTTAACTCCAGAGATATACGTACCTAAAATACCATTATATTTAACAATTCCTTGACTAGATACCTTAGGAATAACACCCTTAACCTCAGGATACGTACTTAAAATATTTTCTAGTTTTTCATAATCTTTAAGATTTTCATTGCCTATAACTGTAACATGACTAGATAGAGAAAGAATACTATCAATCATATTTTTATTTAATCCATTAGATATTCCAATAGAAACAGTTAAAACGATAATACCTATAGCAATACCAATAATTCCAATAAAGCTTTGTTTTTTGTGTTCAAAAATATGTTTTTTTGCTATAAAAAACTCAAATAACATTAGTTCACCTCGCCTTAGTTAGTAAAAAGAGTTTTAATTAGAATCTCTTTTAATTCATCAGTTGTAATTTCAATATTTAAATGTTTTTTTAAATCTGTAAGCTGTTTCTCTCCGAGATATTTTTCGTCAATTATATTATCAACATGGAGCATATCAACTTCTTGTGGGGAGAGTTTATTAATAGTTTTTAAGAAGAGTTCTCCATAGTTTTTAAATTTTTGATTTCCTATACCTCTAATTTTAAGCATCTCCCAACGATTTTGAGGCTTTTTTTCAGCCATTTCCATAAGAGTTAAATCAGATAAGATTATATAAGGTGGAACTCCCTCTTTTTGTGCAATCTCTTTTCTTAAAGCATTTAGAGTTTCAAAGAGTGGATCTTCAAAATAATCAAATGTAACAGATTCATTAATTCTTCTAAATACAGCTTTAATATTTTTTAAAACATCAAAAGCTTTAGATGTTAATTTTAAAGTTGGGAAACTTCCAGCACTTTGTTCTAAATAATTTTCAGATATTAAATAATATATAAATTCTTCAAGGTTACTTCTAGAGTAAGATGACATAATTCCAAAAGTAGAAAGTTTAAAGTATTCTTTTCTTTCAATTTTAGAATCAACCTTCCCCATTAAAATATTTGTTAAAGTAGAAATACCTATACTCTCTTTAGTACGACCAATACAAGAAAAAACCTTTTGAGCATCTAAAGTAAAAGATTTAACATCTTTAAAATTTTTGCAATTTCCACAGTTTCCACAATAGTTTTTAATCCGCTTATCTCCAAAATATTTCAAAATATATTCTCTATAGCAGCTTTCTAAATATGCATAATCAACCATTTGATCTAATTTTTTTCGCTTCTTTTGCTTTAATTCATTAGAACTCTCTTCATTTTGCTCTATTAAAAACTCTTGAGTAGAAACATCCTCTTCAAAAAATAAAAGAATAGCTTCAGAAGGAGCACCATCTCTACCGGCTCTACCAGCTTCTTGATAATAACTTTCCAAATCCTTAGGTATATTTCTATGAATAACATACCTAACATTGGATTTATCAATTCCCATTCCAAAAGCATTAGTTGCAATCATTATTTTAATATCGTCATTTAAAAATTGCTCTTGAAAATTAGACCGCTCTTTTTCACTTAAGCCAGCGTGATATTTACCTACATTAAATCCTTTAAGAGTTAAATAGCTGTATAAATTATCAACTTCTTTTCTAGTTGCAGCATAGATTATACCAGACTTCTTAGAGTTTCTTTTGAGATATTCAGTTATGAAAGCTTCTGGAACAATGCCTTTTTCAACTTTGAAAGTGATATTATCACGATCAAATCCATCTACAGATATTTTAGGATTGTGAAGGTTTAACTTTTCAATTATATCTTGCCGAACTTTACCAGTAGCAGTAGCAGTAAGAGCTAAAATTTGAGGTCTTTGATTTATTTTTTGTAAAAAGTTTGGTATTTCAAGATAACTTTTTCTAAAATCATGTCCCCATTGAGATATACAATGAGCTTCATCAACTGCAACCATAGAAATCTGAATATTTTTGATGAAATTTATAAAATTTTCACTGATTAATCTTTCAGGAGCAATATAGAGAATTTTAATACTTTTATTTCTAATTCCTTGAATTAATTTAAGATATTCCTCTTTATTTAAAGTTGAATTTAAAAAACCAGCTCTAACGCCAAGATATTTTAAAGAATCAACTTGATCTTTCATTAAAGATATAAGAGGAGATATTACTATAGTAAGATGTGGATAAAGTAAAGCAGGTATTTGATAACAGATAGACTTTCCTCCTCCTGTTGACATTACACCTAATGTATCTTTTTTAGAAAGGGTGTGATTAATAATTATCTCTTGTCCTTTTCTAAAATTATTATATCCATAAATAGTTTTTAATAACTCTTTTGCTTTTGTTTTCATAACTTCCTTTCTAATATAAAAGTTGAATTCTTAATAGATTTTATCATAAGAACGATATTTTTTATATAAATAATATTCAATTTTATTAAAAATCATAGTAGAATATAATAAGCATAAAAAATGGAGGAAAAAATGATTTTAGTAAAATATGAAGATTTGTTGAAGGAGAAGAACTATACTTTAATAGATGTAAGAACTCCAAAAGAGTTTAAAGAGGAGCCTATTCCAGGGGCTATAAATATACCGTTACTTTTAGATGAAGAAAGAATAGATGTAGGAACTGCATATAAGCAAGTATCTCCAGAAAAGGCAAAGGAGTTAGGAGTAGAAGCTATTGCCAAAAGACTGCCAGATATATTTAGAGAAGTTCAGAAACATGCAAAGGGAAGATTGGCATTTTATTGTGCTCGTGGAGGTATGAGAAGTGGTTCAATGGCAGCTCTATTTGAAGCCTTAGGATATACAACTTGGAAGTTAGATGGAGGATATAGAGCATATAGACAGTATATACTAGATAATGTAAAAACTTATAATAAAGATGTAAAATATATTGTACTACACGGAAAAACAGGAATTGGGAAAACAAAGATTTTACAAAAGTTAGAGAAAAAAGGTTATTCTGTTTTAGATTTAGAGAAAATAGCAAATCATAAAGGTTCTTTTTTTGGAGGAGTTTGCGAGAAAGAGGAGCAGAGTCAAAAGAAATTTGATTCACTAATTTTTGATTATTTCTATAAAAATAAACCAGATTATGTTATAGCTGAAAGCGAAAGTAAAAGAATAGGAAATGTATATGTACCTGAAGATGTATTCCAATCTTTAAGAGCGGGAATTCATTTATCTTTAGAGACTCCTATAAAACATAGAGTAGAAATAATAAGAGATGATTATGCAGGAGCTAGTATAGATGAGCTTCAGGCTTGTCTGGATAAAGTTTCAAGATATATAGGAAAAGATAAATATCAAGAGTATTCAAATATGTTAAAGGAAAATAAGATAGATGAATTATCAGAAGTACTGATGATAGAGTATTACGATCCTCTTTATCAAAAAAGTATAGATAAGTACGTTTATGATTCAGAGATATTCTATGAGACTCTAGATGAGGGAGTTGAGAAAGTGGTGAGATATCTAAATGAGAAGGGTATTTTTGGAAAAGAGGTCACTGAATAAAATTTTTATAGTGTTGTCATCGTTTGCTTTAGCAGTGATAATATATTTGTTGTTTAGAAGTAGAAAACTTTTTTATTATCAAATAGTTGAAATGATGAATTTAGATCCCCATGTTAGGTCTATAAGAAAAATAGTATGGGTTTATAGAAAGTACATTCCAAATTGGGTAATATATTCATTGCCTGATGGCTTATGGTTATTTTCAATGGGAGTTTCTATTTTACACAATAGAGTTTTTTATAAAAAAGCTCAAAATATATTTAATATAATATTTCTTATCATGGTTGGAATAGAAATATTCCAAGGAATTTTTGGAGGACATGGAACTTTTATAGGGACATTTGATGGAGCTGATGTTATCTGCTATACAATAGGGTATATTATTGCGTCTCTTTTAAGCTATTTAAATTGGAAAAAAAATCATAAAGACCAAGAAGTAGAAAATGAAGTTGAAGTACTAAAAAATGAAAGAAAAAAAATCCTAATAATTGTAATTGTCTTTACAATATTAGGATTCTTTCCAGCACTAGTTACTTAATTATTTTAAAGTAATTGTATTATTTTCTAAAGATTCAATAACAGCAAGGGATTCAAGGTGGATTCCTTGCTCTTTTAATATAGTCCCTCCAGGTTGGAATCCTTTTTCAATAACGATTCCAACTCCTTGTAAATTAGCACCAGCTTGTTCAATTATATTTTTTAGTCCAATAATAGCATTTCCCATAGCTAAAAAATCATCTACAACAAGAATATTATCTTCAGGTGATAAAAATTCTTTAGAAACAGTTATATTGTAATCAGTTTTTTTTGTAAATGAGTGTACATTTGCATTGTACGAGTCTCCCATTGTAGATGGTTTTTTCTTTTTTGCAAAAACCATAGGAACTTTAAATGCATATGCAGCAGCTATACCTATAGCAATACCAGAAGCTTCAATAGTAAGAATTTTATTTATATTTTTTCCTTCAAAACGTTTTTTTAACTCTTCACCAATTTCTATCATTAAAATAGGGTCAATTTGATGATTGATAAAGCTATCTACTTTTAAAATTGAACTATCAGTAACTGATCCGTATTTTTCAATATATTCTTTTAATAATTTCAT of the Cetobacterium sp. NK01 genome contains:
- the mnmH gene encoding tRNA 2-selenouridine(34) synthase MnmH, which encodes MILVKYEDLLKEKNYTLIDVRTPKEFKEEPIPGAINIPLLLDEERIDVGTAYKQVSPEKAKELGVEAIAKRLPDIFREVQKHAKGRLAFYCARGGMRSGSMAALFEALGYTTWKLDGGYRAYRQYILDNVKTYNKDVKYIVLHGKTGIGKTKILQKLEKKGYSVLDLEKIANHKGSFFGGVCEKEEQSQKKFDSLIFDYFYKNKPDYVIAESESKRIGNVYVPEDVFQSLRAGIHLSLETPIKHRVEIIRDDYAGASIDELQACLDKVSRYIGKDKYQEYSNMLKENKIDELSEVLMIEYYDPLYQKSIDKYVYDSEIFYETLDEGVEKVVRYLNEKGIFGKEVTE
- a CDS encoding ABC transporter permease, producing the protein MLFEFFIAKKHIFEHKKQSFIGIIGIAIGIIVLTVSIGISNGLNKNMIDSILSLSSHVTVIGNENLKDYEKLENILSTYPEVKGVIPKVSSQGIVKYNGILGTYISGVKLDGLDLEKAIPALNLQSKIKRGSIDFKNMKGVLIGEELLNRIGGNIGDPINIISANNKELQLEIMGTFQSGYYDYDLSMIILPLKTAQYITERDNTLSSMDLILKNPYDADKVSNKVYNDTGLYNRTWGSLNQNLLKALTLEKTVMIIGFSLIVIIAGFVVWVILNTMVREKIRYIGIMRSVGISHGSIIKIFLIQGVILGLTGIIIGVFISLFLLWYIKTYSLPGISSIYYLTKVPIELSLKELLTIVGANTLLIFLSSVFPAYRAGKLKIVEALRHD
- a CDS encoding xanthine phosphoribosyltransferase produces the protein MKLLKEYIEKYGSVTDSSILKVDSFINHQIDPILMIEIGEELKKRFEGKNINKILTIEASGIAIGIAAAYAFKVPMVFAKKKKPSTMGDSYNANVHSFTKKTDYNITVSKEFLSPEDNILVVDDFLAMGNAIIGLKNIIEQAGANLQGVGIVIEKGFQPGGTILKEQGIHLESLAVIESLENNTITLK
- a CDS encoding VanZ family protein, which translates into the protein MLSSFALAVIIYLLFRSRKLFYYQIVEMMNLDPHVRSIRKIVWVYRKYIPNWVIYSLPDGLWLFSMGVSILHNRVFYKKAQNIFNIIFLIMVGIEIFQGIFGGHGTFIGTFDGADVICYTIGYIIASLLSYLNWKKNHKDQEVENEVEVLKNERKKILIIVIVFTILGFFPALVT
- the recQ gene encoding DNA helicase RecQ, which gives rise to MKTKAKELLKTIYGYNNFRKGQEIIINHTLSKKDTLGVMSTGGGKSICYQIPALLYPHLTIVISPLISLMKDQVDSLKYLGVRAGFLNSTLNKEEYLKLIQGIRNKSIKILYIAPERLISENFINFIKNIQISMVAVDEAHCISQWGHDFRKSYLEIPNFLQKINQRPQILALTATATGKVRQDIIEKLNLHNPKISVDGFDRDNITFKVEKGIVPEAFITEYLKRNSKKSGIIYAATRKEVDNLYSYLTLKGFNVGKYHAGLSEKERSNFQEQFLNDDIKIMIATNAFGMGIDKSNVRYVIHRNIPKDLESYYQEAGRAGRDGAPSEAILLFFEEDVSTQEFLIEQNEESSNELKQKKRKKLDQMVDYAYLESCYREYILKYFGDKRIKNYCGNCGNCKNFKDVKSFTLDAQKVFSCIGRTKESIGISTLTNILMGKVDSKIERKEYFKLSTFGIMSSYSRSNLEEFIYYLISENYLEQSAGSFPTLKLTSKAFDVLKNIKAVFRRINESVTFDYFEDPLFETLNALRKEIAQKEGVPPYIILSDLTLMEMAEKKPQNRWEMLKIRGIGNQKFKNYGELFLKTINKLSPQEVDMLHVDNIIDEKYLGEKQLTDLKKHLNIEITTDELKEILIKTLFTN